One stretch of Bacteroidota bacterium DNA includes these proteins:
- a CDS encoding DUF5703 domain-containing protein has translation MTFKKFILLPFFICWSILSFAGNGSGQKYSLANNLWKSLSTYNVEWDSLGRNSSYSMPLGNGDIALNVWTERNGDILFYISKSDAWNEVDNLVKIGRVRVSLFPNPFASGASVKQILYLRNSEIQIAGLSNKSNTSLKIWVDANLPVVRIKVGSSQKMTATIAFDPWRTAPENTPGGLISADKVVTYKNVQLISYHRNESAKNPHLLNLTFGASIEGKGMAIENGNKLHSVLSANDIDFSVHVLTATTNTVDGWLSKMEKQIKATDMINPVKARLNHERWWQQFWNRSWIFVGGDSDAITVTRGYVLQRFITACAGRGVYAIKFNGSLFTVDNPSEKLGKDKTTGKDNIGPVNADFRAWGGQYWFQNTRPIYWPCLAAGDFDIMKPLFCMFSNMLPENLKQVHIFYNHEGAYFAETAPFWGGIPDIKPESKGGYTFRYFTPILELSAMMLDYYDYTGDKQFLRNTLIPIASAGLTFFDQHFPRDSQGKLLLSPDNSIEMYWDVTNPLPDIAGLHYVINRLLYLPSGMVEANLRNKWLNFLKIVPDIPMGLKNGKKVILPYACPDSVKFHNTENPELYAIYPFRIYGLEKPDYQLALETYNERLNKRSGCWYQDVIDAPLLGLADQAKNDVIYNFTRFDRLLRFPAFWDRSHDYMPDEDNGGNGQQGLQKMLMQCDGHRILLLPAWPKEWSSDFKLCAPFNTIVEASVRFGKITSMKVTPASREKDVVICSGSLKH, from the coding sequence ATGACATTCAAAAAATTTATTTTACTGCCGTTTTTTATTTGTTGGTCGATTCTTTCTTTTGCAGGAAACGGAAGTGGTCAAAAATATTCCTTGGCTAATAATCTTTGGAAATCATTATCAACTTATAATGTGGAATGGGATTCCCTTGGACGAAATTCCTCGTATTCCATGCCATTGGGTAACGGTGATATTGCCCTCAATGTGTGGACCGAACGAAACGGAGATATACTATTCTATATTAGTAAGTCTGATGCATGGAACGAAGTTGATAACCTTGTGAAAATAGGTCGCGTGCGGGTTTCGCTTTTTCCCAATCCTTTTGCTTCCGGTGCTTCAGTCAAACAAATTTTATATCTTAGAAATTCTGAAATTCAAATTGCCGGCCTATCTAATAAATCGAATACTTCACTTAAAATCTGGGTTGATGCCAACTTGCCGGTGGTGAGAATTAAGGTCGGTTCTTCACAGAAAATGACCGCCACAATCGCATTTGACCCTTGGCGCACAGCTCCTGAAAATACCCCGGGAGGTTTGATCAGCGCAGATAAAGTTGTTACTTACAAAAATGTTCAGCTGATTTCCTATCATCGCAATGAATCAGCAAAAAATCCTCATTTGTTGAATTTGACTTTTGGCGCCTCCATTGAAGGTAAGGGAATGGCAATAGAGAATGGGAATAAACTTCATTCAGTTTTATCGGCCAATGATATTGATTTTTCTGTTCATGTGCTGACCGCAACAACAAATACTGTTGACGGTTGGCTTTCAAAGATGGAAAAGCAGATTAAAGCGACCGACATGATTAACCCGGTAAAAGCCCGGCTAAATCATGAACGGTGGTGGCAGCAGTTCTGGAACCGTAGTTGGATTTTTGTAGGAGGTGATTCAGATGCTATAACCGTAACCCGTGGGTATGTTTTGCAACGCTTTATCACTGCCTGTGCGGGACGCGGAGTTTATGCCATAAAATTCAATGGTTCTTTATTTACTGTTGATAATCCCTCAGAAAAGCTGGGTAAAGATAAAACTACGGGTAAGGATAATATTGGCCCTGTAAATGCAGATTTTCGAGCTTGGGGTGGCCAGTATTGGTTTCAAAACACGAGGCCTATTTATTGGCCCTGCCTGGCTGCCGGCGATTTCGACATTATGAAACCTCTGTTCTGCATGTTTAGCAACATGCTTCCTGAAAACTTAAAACAAGTCCATATATTTTATAACCATGAGGGAGCCTACTTTGCAGAAACTGCTCCTTTTTGGGGTGGAATACCTGACATAAAACCCGAAAGCAAAGGTGGTTATACATTCCGCTATTTTACTCCTATACTGGAATTAAGCGCCATGATGCTGGATTATTATGACTATACCGGTGATAAACAGTTTTTACGAAACACCCTTATTCCGATAGCATCAGCTGGCCTCACATTTTTTGACCAACATTTTCCCCGCGACAGTCAGGGTAAATTACTTCTTTCTCCGGATAACTCAATTGAGATGTATTGGGATGTAACCAATCCTTTGCCGGATATTGCTGGACTTCATTATGTTATAAACAGGTTGTTGTACCTGCCATCCGGTATGGTTGAGGCGAACTTGCGCAACAAATGGCTGAACTTTTTGAAGATAGTTCCAGACATACCTATGGGATTGAAAAATGGCAAAAAGGTTATTCTACCTTATGCATGTCCGGACAGCGTGAAGTTTCATAATACTGAGAATCCAGAACTATATGCTATTTATCCCTTCAGAATTTATGGCTTGGAAAAACCTGATTATCAGCTTGCGCTTGAGACTTATAATGAGCGGCTTAATAAACGCAGCGGATGTTGGTATCAGGATGTCATTGATGCACCTTTGCTTGGGCTTGCTGATCAGGCTAAAAATGATGTTATATACAATTTTACGAGGTTTGACCGGCTATTGCGCTTCCCTGCTTTTTGGGATCGCAGCCACGATTATATGCCCGACGAAGATAATGGGGGTAACGGCCAGCAAGGCCTTCAAAAAATGCTGATGCAGTGCGATGGACACCGTATTCTATTGTTGCCTGCATGGCCCAAAGAATGGTCATCTGATTTCAAACTTTGTGCTCCATTCAACACTATAGTTGAAGCTTCGGTTAGGTTTGGGAAAATCACCAGTATGAAAGTTACGCCAGCAAGTCGTGAAAAGGATGTGGTGATTTGTTCGGGATCCTTAAAACATTAA